One genomic region from Evansella sp. LMS18 encodes:
- the radC gene encoding DNA repair protein RadC has protein sequence MVMMIRDVPKSERPRERLLKEGPQTLSNQELIALLLGSGTKEESVIHLSARVIQHFDGLKLLKEASVKELQDIRGIGEAKAVQLKAAIELGKRISKFTIEDRYTIRSPEDVANYVMEEMRHLTQEHFVALYLNTKNHVLHKQTVFIGSLNASIVHPREVFKEAFRYSAASIVCLHNHPSGDVSPSHEDIEVTKRLVECGRMLGIDVLDHVIIGDKRFCSLKEKGYL, from the coding sequence ATGGTAATGATGATCCGTGATGTACCAAAAAGTGAAAGGCCGAGGGAGAGGCTGCTGAAGGAAGGGCCGCAAACCTTATCCAACCAGGAACTGATCGCTCTGCTGCTTGGGTCGGGAACAAAGGAAGAATCAGTTATTCATCTGTCTGCCAGAGTGATCCAGCATTTTGACGGCCTGAAACTCCTCAAGGAAGCCTCAGTGAAAGAGCTGCAGGATATCCGCGGGATCGGGGAGGCAAAAGCGGTCCAGCTAAAAGCAGCTATTGAACTAGGGAAGCGTATATCGAAATTTACTATAGAAGACAGGTATACGATCCGGTCTCCGGAAGATGTTGCAAACTACGTAATGGAAGAAATGCGCCACCTCACTCAGGAACACTTCGTAGCCCTCTATTTAAACACCAAAAATCATGTTCTCCATAAACAAACTGTTTTTATCGGAAGCCTCAATGCTTCGATTGTGCACCCAAGGGAGGTGTTCAAAGAAGCTTTCCGCTATTCTGCCGCCTCCATAGTCTGCCTCCATAACCATCCATCCGGCGATGTTTCACCAAGCCATGAAGACATAGAAGTGACCAAGCGGCTGGTGGAATGCGGCCGGATGCTTGGCATCGACGTGCTGGATCATGTTATTATCGGCGATAAGCGATTTTGTTCGCTGAAAGAAAAGGGTTATTTATAG
- a CDS encoding nucleoside triphosphate pyrophosphatase, translating to MKPFILASQSPRRKQLLEQVQIPFSVQKSNVDEKMNMEDTPEDIVKTLASQKAEDVFSSAPDSVVLGADTIVVYDGQILGKPADEVEARKTLRMLSGKTHVVYTGVAIVSEEKSLSFCVKTEVEFYELTDEEISAYIESGDPFDKAGSYGIQGIGATLVKRISGDYFAVVGLPVAKVVRALKDFPIIKKAD from the coding sequence ATGAAACCTTTCATACTAGCCTCACAATCACCTCGAAGAAAACAACTTCTTGAGCAGGTGCAGATCCCTTTTTCCGTACAGAAAAGCAATGTCGACGAAAAAATGAATATGGAAGATACCCCTGAAGATATTGTAAAAACACTTGCCTCCCAAAAAGCCGAGGATGTTTTTTCCAGTGCCCCCGACAGCGTAGTGCTTGGCGCAGACACTATTGTCGTTTATGATGGGCAGATTCTTGGAAAGCCTGCAGATGAGGTGGAAGCCCGGAAGACCCTCAGGATGTTGTCAGGCAAAACACATGTGGTGTATACCGGGGTAGCGATCGTCAGTGAAGAGAAGTCTCTTTCCTTTTGTGTTAAAACAGAAGTAGAGTTTTATGAGCTTACGGATGAAGAGATTTCGGCGTATATTGAGTCAGGTGACCCGTTTGACAAAGCAGGAAGCTATGGAATTCAGGGGATTGGCGCCACTCTTGTTAAGAGGATCAGCGGCGATTATTTTGCCGTGGTTGGACTGCCGGTAGCGAAAGTAGTACGGGCGTTAAAGGATTTTCCAATTATAAAAAAAGCGGACTGA
- the aspA gene encoding aspartate ammonia-lyase gives MEFRTERDLLGEVMVPADAYYGIQTVRAKQNFPITGYPPHKELIRAFGYVKKAAAKANSEVGVLNKGIAEAIMKAADDVIEGKLDKHFIVDSIQGGAGTSFNMNANEVIANRAIEYLGGEKGDYLKVSPNTHVNMAQSTNDTFPTSIHIACLNLSAGLLKSLNELVGTMERKEKEFDDVIKMGRTHLQDAVPIRLGQEFGAYRRMLTRDLKRVKNSVDMLYEVNMGATAVGTGLNAMPEYIEKVTEYLAAYTNHPFHRAEDLVDATQNTDAYTQLSSALKILAINLSKIANDLRMMSSGPRTGLNEINLPPRQAGSSIMPGKVNPVMAEVVNQISFQVIGNDHTISLASEAGQLELNVMEPVLVFNLLQSFTILQNGIRVFREYAVEELTANVDRCKEMVEGSVGIITAINPHVGYETAARIAKEAITSGRPVREICLERGLLSEEELDRILDPKEMTRPGIAAPELIFGDDGR, from the coding sequence ATGGAGTTCAGAACAGAAAGAGATCTTTTAGGAGAGGTAATGGTTCCTGCAGATGCGTATTACGGGATACAGACAGTCCGCGCAAAGCAGAACTTCCCTATTACAGGCTATCCGCCTCATAAGGAGCTTATCAGGGCGTTTGGATATGTGAAAAAAGCAGCAGCAAAGGCAAACTCCGAGGTTGGAGTGCTGAATAAAGGAATCGCTGAAGCAATTATGAAAGCGGCTGATGACGTTATTGAAGGAAAGCTTGATAAACATTTTATCGTGGACAGTATCCAGGGAGGCGCAGGAACCTCTTTCAATATGAATGCTAATGAGGTAATTGCTAACCGGGCTATTGAGTATCTCGGCGGAGAAAAAGGAGACTACCTGAAAGTCAGCCCGAACACACATGTCAATATGGCCCAGTCAACAAATGATACTTTCCCAACTTCCATACATATTGCATGCCTGAACTTATCCGCCGGCCTGCTTAAATCACTGAATGAACTTGTAGGAACAATGGAGCGGAAGGAAAAAGAATTCGATGATGTGATTAAAATGGGCAGAACCCACTTACAGGATGCGGTGCCGATCCGCCTCGGCCAGGAATTCGGTGCGTACCGCCGCATGCTCACAAGAGATCTTAAGCGTGTAAAAAACTCTGTAGATATGCTCTATGAAGTAAATATGGGAGCAACTGCAGTAGGTACAGGCCTGAACGCGATGCCAGAGTATATTGAAAAAGTGACAGAGTATCTTGCTGCATACACAAACCACCCATTCCACAGAGCTGAGGATTTAGTAGACGCTACACAAAACACAGATGCATACACCCAGCTTTCCAGCGCATTGAAAATTCTGGCAATCAACTTATCGAAGATCGCCAATGATCTGAGAATGATGAGCTCTGGCCCGCGGACCGGCCTAAATGAAATAAATCTGCCTCCAAGGCAGGCAGGTTCTTCCATTATGCCTGGTAAAGTAAATCCGGTCATGGCAGAGGTTGTTAACCAGATATCGTTCCAGGTAATCGGCAATGACCATACGATCAGCCTTGCATCCGAAGCAGGCCAGCTTGAATTAAATGTAATGGAGCCAGTGCTTGTTTTCAACCTGCTTCAGTCCTTTACAATACTTCAGAATGGTATCCGGGTGTTCAGGGAATACGCTGTAGAAGAACTTACCGCCAATGTAGACAGATGTAAGGAAATGGTAGAGGGCAGTGTCGGTATTATTACAGCGATTAATCCTCATGTAGGCTATGAAACCGCTGCAAGGATTGCAAAGGAAGCCATTACTTCCGGAAGACCGGTCCGGGAAATCTGTCTGGAGAGAGGGTTGCTCTCTGAAGAGGAGCTGGACAGGATTCTCGATCCGAAAGAGATGACAAGACCAGGTATTGCAGCACCGGAACTGATTTTTGGGGACGACGGGAGATAA
- a CDS encoding SPOR domain-containing protein translates to MEKKKNVSIRLNGKEQIFTERARTPGLSGQSRDKAGEETAASSEEKNTETEFADLETDQTNVEDKIIDFNKKQKEKQERSLPFWDDGKRDAGPRLPPFQRKKKNSSGVSFNFNFIFHSVFLAIAAAVITGGIFGFIMLNIFTGGDNPPDPASDGGLAATPGSAAGAVVPAGEDGSRSIPSLNLYVIQGGAFSLKEKAEETASALREGDFPAVITENTDPLYLFIGIGSSKEDAEKLSVIYNERGTETYIKSYDITGSTGIPEEWAGFFEKGTSWMEKAATITAKDISGEALSNEEAAEMLQAGQAWEEEFQGLSGETDKPYFQEAEEWLQTGEPALRMYSSSVYSSSSAWEVQETLLKTMLAYEKLILAVKNTGENQ, encoded by the coding sequence ATGGAAAAAAAGAAAAACGTCTCGATCCGTCTCAACGGGAAAGAGCAAATATTTACGGAACGTGCCAGAACGCCTGGCCTTTCAGGTCAGTCCCGGGATAAAGCAGGGGAAGAAACTGCTGCGTCCAGTGAAGAGAAAAATACTGAAACAGAGTTCGCCGACCTGGAAACAGACCAAACAAATGTGGAAGATAAGATAATCGATTTTAATAAAAAACAAAAGGAAAAGCAGGAAAGGAGCCTCCCTTTCTGGGACGATGGCAAACGTGATGCCGGACCCCGGCTGCCTCCTTTTCAGAGAAAGAAAAAGAATTCCTCCGGAGTATCGTTTAACTTTAATTTTATTTTTCATTCTGTCTTTCTGGCAATTGCGGCTGCAGTGATCACTGGAGGAATTTTTGGATTTATTATGCTTAATATTTTCACAGGAGGGGACAACCCTCCGGATCCCGCTTCGGATGGTGGCTTAGCAGCAACACCTGGTAGTGCTGCTGGTGCGGTAGTGCCTGCCGGGGAGGATGGTTCCCGTTCGATCCCTTCCCTTAATTTATACGTGATTCAGGGAGGCGCCTTTTCCCTGAAAGAAAAAGCAGAGGAGACTGCGTCAGCACTGCGGGAGGGAGATTTTCCTGCAGTCATTACGGAAAATACCGATCCGCTCTATCTGTTTATAGGAATCGGCAGCAGCAAAGAAGATGCAGAAAAATTGTCTGTCATTTATAATGAAAGGGGAACAGAAACGTATATAAAATCCTATGATATAACTGGCAGTACTGGTATCCCGGAAGAATGGGCCGGTTTTTTTGAAAAAGGAACCTCGTGGATGGAGAAAGCAGCTACTATAACAGCAAAAGATATTTCCGGTGAGGCACTGTCAAATGAGGAAGCAGCAGAAATGCTTCAGGCGGGGCAGGCCTGGGAGGAGGAATTTCAGGGACTATCCGGTGAGACGGATAAACCTTATTTCCAGGAGGCCGAAGAATGGCTGCAAACAGGTGAACCTGCGCTCCGTATGTATTCTTCATCGGTTTATTCTTCATCGTCAGCCTGGGAAGTGCAGGAGACGCTGCTAAAGACAATGCTTGCTTATGAAAAACTTATTCTTGCCGTAAAAAATACCGGGGAGAACCAGTGA
- a CDS encoding PilN domain-containing protein, whose amino-acid sequence MNIEINLLPEKPKRNLAFIIAAVSLFVASVLVLVLGIFHYQNVQRELVWTENEISTVQQLQEIELSEDRHTPETADLEASVIYLEENQILASRVLSHLVSLLPEQGFFTSYEFSEAGIVTISAQFETQRGAASYLHHLTLSELTENAMLNEITTNDITADMEGELVTAEYLPRYNADYTITMNMELVRNIEEWEAEQIEEQEDLEGTDDAGQSDDMEGIDPPGEAGGESEDDVLPGESQESNDDRPGNTGQNWDAEDNDIIFDGEFNDAEDNSFNLENDLLDDDAEDDWGTEEQENDYRP is encoded by the coding sequence ATGAACATAGAGATTAACTTACTTCCTGAAAAACCAAAGAGAAATTTAGCGTTTATCATAGCGGCAGTCTCCCTTTTTGTTGCATCTGTTTTGGTTTTGGTCTTAGGAATCTTCCATTATCAGAATGTGCAGCGGGAACTTGTCTGGACAGAAAATGAAATCAGCACTGTACAGCAGCTTCAGGAAATTGAACTTAGCGAAGACAGGCATACTCCGGAAACTGCTGACTTAGAGGCTTCGGTCATTTATCTTGAAGAGAACCAGATACTTGCTTCAAGAGTGCTTTCTCATCTCGTCAGCCTTCTGCCGGAACAAGGTTTTTTCACTTCCTATGAATTTTCCGAGGCTGGCATCGTAACTATTTCTGCCCAGTTTGAGACACAGCGGGGCGCAGCAAGCTATCTGCATCATCTGACTCTGTCGGAACTGACAGAAAATGCAATGCTGAATGAAATAACTACTAACGACATCACGGCCGATATGGAAGGGGAACTTGTCACTGCAGAGTATTTGCCGAGATATAATGCCGATTACACCATCACCATGAATATGGAGCTCGTAAGGAACATTGAAGAGTGGGAAGCGGAACAAATCGAAGAACAGGAAGACCTGGAAGGAACCGATGATGCCGGCCAGAGTGATGATATGGAAGGAATTGATCCGCCTGGAGAAGCAGGGGGAGAATCAGAAGATGATGTGCTCCCGGGAGAAAGCCAGGAGAGCAATGATGATAGACCGGGGAATACAGGGCAAAATTGGGACGCTGAAGATAATGATATTATTTTCGACGGCGAGTTTAATGATGCAGAAGATAACAGTTTTAACCTGGAAAACGATCTACTAGATGACGATGCAGAAGATGACTGGGGAACGGAGGAGCAGGAGAATGACTACAGACCTTAA
- the pilM gene encoding type IV pilus biogenesis protein PilM yields the protein MLSLNIGKKYDIAIQIKDHVIRYAATKQHSLSHIHSYGEKYLPDGIIEKGKIINEASFDLILEELTDEWKLKNQRVMFFVPDASVFFRKISVPGDLPGEEIRGYLNFEIGSTIHLPFEEAYFDYYIIDSEEELEENKARKLLFFAAPENLVSAYADKLEEFKMDPVAADVSALSLYRLFNRMEEASPEEHYLFIEWDLTSVNLSIFHEDKPVFMRHLPPGTEEERWEIDLQENRPADRGTGDFSVRDQLTEIERVYNFYKFTLNKGEQEVTKILLAGDHPRLKELKGKLEEAFPARTTELVSSLSILEEANETLPYQYILPLSLCLKEVR from the coding sequence GTGCTCTCATTAAACATAGGAAAAAAATACGACATCGCCATACAAATAAAAGACCACGTTATTCGCTATGCGGCGACGAAACAGCATTCTCTCTCCCATATACATAGCTACGGTGAAAAATACCTCCCTGACGGTATTATTGAAAAAGGGAAAATTATTAACGAGGCATCGTTTGATCTAATCCTCGAGGAACTAACAGATGAATGGAAGCTGAAAAATCAGCGGGTCATGTTTTTCGTTCCTGATGCTTCTGTCTTTTTTCGGAAAATTTCCGTCCCTGGAGATTTGCCTGGAGAAGAAATAAGAGGATACTTGAACTTTGAGATAGGTTCGACGATTCATCTGCCATTTGAAGAGGCGTATTTTGACTATTACATAATCGATTCTGAAGAGGAATTAGAAGAGAATAAAGCGAGAAAGCTTCTTTTTTTCGCAGCCCCGGAAAACCTTGTTTCGGCATACGCTGATAAGCTCGAAGAATTTAAAATGGATCCGGTTGCTGCGGATGTCTCGGCACTTTCTCTTTACAGACTATTCAACAGAATGGAAGAAGCTTCACCAGAGGAACATTATTTATTTATCGAGTGGGATCTTACTTCTGTAAACTTAAGCATTTTTCATGAAGACAAGCCTGTATTTATGAGGCATCTCCCACCAGGTACCGAAGAGGAGAGGTGGGAGATTGACCTGCAGGAAAACCGTCCCGCAGACAGAGGCACCGGGGATTTTTCTGTGAGGGACCAGCTTACAGAAATTGAACGTGTCTATAATTTCTATAAATTCACGCTCAATAAAGGTGAACAGGAAGTTACCAAAATCCTTCTGGCAGGGGACCATCCCCGGCTGAAGGAACTCAAAGGTAAACTGGAAGAAGCCTTTCCCGCCAGGACAACTGAGCTGGTCTCTTCTTTGAGTATTCTGGAAGAAGCAAATGAAACACTTCCTTATCAATACATATTGCCGCTTAGTTTGTGTTTAAAAGAGGTGCGCTAA
- a CDS encoding A24 family peptidase — MGWSKELPVALALISLLVIITVSDITTMLIPNKILIFFLGIFIVLRIISPLDPWWSSILGAAVGFGVLLLIALISKGGMGGGDIKLFGVLGIVLGLQGVLLTLFFASLIGSVAGITAMLTKKIKRGQPVPFGPAIAAGTLLAYFFYQPLLEWYMSFF, encoded by the coding sequence GTGGGATGGTCAAAGGAACTGCCAGTAGCTTTAGCCCTGATTTCCCTGCTGGTGATTATTACTGTTTCCGATATCACTACGATGCTTATACCAAATAAGATCCTCATCTTTTTTCTGGGTATCTTCATCGTTCTTCGAATAATTTCACCACTGGATCCATGGTGGAGCAGCATCCTTGGAGCTGCCGTCGGATTTGGTGTGCTTCTTCTTATCGCCCTCATAAGTAAAGGGGGCATGGGTGGCGGAGACATCAAGCTTTTTGGTGTGCTCGGTATTGTACTTGGCCTTCAAGGAGTGCTCCTCACATTATTTTTTGCAAGTTTAATAGGTTCTGTCGCCGGGATTACCGCAATGCTTACGAAAAAAATAAAGCGGGGCCAGCCTGTTCCCTTTGGCCCGGCAATAGCTGCCGGAACTCTTCTGGCATACTTTTTCTATCAGCCATTACTAGAATGGTATATGAGTTTCTTCTAA
- a CDS encoding type II secretion system protein yields the protein MFKKLLKNQKGLTLIELLVVVVILGIIAAIAIPSVSGMIDNSKKDAHVGNAQQMINSARLYLTAYPDAEDVTLQELIAGDYIERMEDPDSGGLDYVNNSRVVFEDDGTYSVFLRGSERRIGTNATPIPQSNLSRDEVRNN from the coding sequence ATGTTTAAAAAACTTCTCAAGAATCAAAAAGGTCTTACACTCATCGAGCTCCTTGTTGTCGTTGTTATCTTAGGTATTATCGCTGCGATTGCTATACCTAGTGTATCGGGGATGATCGACAATTCAAAAAAAGACGCTCATGTGGGGAACGCCCAGCAAATGATCAATTCGGCAAGGTTATACCTGACAGCCTATCCAGATGCTGAAGATGTAACTCTACAAGAGTTAATAGCCGGAGATTATATCGAAAGAATGGAAGACCCAGATAGTGGTGGATTAGACTATGTTAATAATAGTAGAGTAGTGTTTGAAGATGATGGAACCTACTCGGTATTCTTAAGAGGTTCTGAAAGAAGAATTGGCACTAATGCTACCCCAATACCACAATCTAATTTATCGAGAGATGAAGTAAGAAATAACTAA
- a CDS encoding type II secretion system F family protein translates to MPHYRYQGRTKTGIKKEGTINGKSRKHAIEKLRGQGVALASITEVQPSFFQKELTIGNPVKLQDFVLFLRQFATLLQSGVSIVNATSILARQTSSKPLMRALESIEEELVTGKPLSEAAAKQKKIFPPIFINMVQAGEASGTLDESLDQLASQFEKQHETKQKVKAAMAYPVIVGIVAIAVVIFLLTSVVPTFASMLTDLGGELPAITVFVLGASEVVATLWWLLILLGVLAAVGIWALRQTPETKYHLDYFLLKMPVFGPLLQKAALARMTRTLSSLFTSSVPILQSVQITERVVGNEVISRTLKESRDALEKGERLTTPMEKHWVFPPLVVQMISIGEETGSLDQMLSKVANFYEKEVEYATDRLKALIEPLMIILLAGIVGVIVISIIVPMFQIYSEI, encoded by the coding sequence ATGCCTCATTACCGTTATCAGGGCCGGACGAAAACCGGTATAAAAAAAGAAGGTACTATAAACGGAAAATCACGAAAGCATGCCATTGAAAAACTCCGTGGACAGGGAGTCGCATTAGCCTCTATTACTGAAGTCCAGCCCTCTTTTTTCCAGAAGGAGCTGACGATCGGCAATCCGGTGAAACTCCAGGATTTTGTCCTGTTTCTCCGCCAGTTCGCCACGTTACTGCAGTCCGGTGTATCAATCGTCAATGCAACCTCCATACTGGCGAGACAGACAAGCAGCAAACCGCTGATGCGGGCTCTTGAGTCCATCGAAGAGGAACTTGTCACTGGAAAACCGCTATCTGAAGCCGCAGCGAAGCAGAAAAAAATCTTCCCGCCTATTTTTATTAATATGGTTCAGGCAGGCGAGGCTTCAGGAACGCTTGATGAGTCTCTGGACCAGCTGGCATCCCAGTTTGAGAAACAGCATGAGACGAAACAGAAAGTAAAAGCCGCGATGGCTTATCCTGTTATCGTCGGGATTGTCGCTATCGCAGTAGTTATTTTTCTTTTGACTTCAGTAGTACCGACTTTCGCATCTATGCTTACTGATTTAGGCGGTGAATTGCCCGCAATCACCGTATTTGTATTAGGTGCCAGCGAGGTTGTTGCGACGTTATGGTGGCTTCTCATACTTCTCGGTGTCCTGGCTGCGGTTGGTATATGGGCGCTCAGGCAGACTCCTGAGACTAAGTATCATCTTGATTACTTCCTGCTAAAAATGCCTGTTTTCGGTCCTTTGCTTCAAAAAGCCGCATTAGCAAGAATGACAAGAACATTAAGTTCTTTATTCACCAGTTCTGTGCCAATTCTCCAGTCAGTGCAAATAACAGAACGTGTCGTTGGAAACGAAGTCATCAGCAGGACACTGAAAGAGTCCAGGGATGCGCTGGAAAAAGGAGAGCGCCTCACAACTCCTATGGAAAAGCACTGGGTGTTTCCGCCCCTTGTGGTGCAAATGATCAGTATTGGCGAAGAAACTGGTTCCCTGGATCAAATGCTCAGCAAAGTAGCGAACTTCTATGAGAAAGAAGTAGAGTACGCCACGGACCGGCTCAAAGCACTGATCGAACCATTGATGATAATTTTACTGGCGGGGATCGTTGGAGTGATTGTTATTTCCATCATCGTGCCAATGTTCCAGATTTACTCGGAAATTTAA
- a CDS encoding type IV pilus twitching motility protein PilT: protein MNTGIEKILTEAIHLQASDIHLTIGKPPVLRIHGDLVTVSNETLTPEAMQGLVAEVLPPMMRDHLETAREADFSYGIPGVARFRLNAYYQRSHLSMAIRVIPTEIPDLEELQMPAVLRKIAEKKQGLVLVTGPTGSGKSTTQAAMIKHINEHMKKHIVTLEDPIEYLHKHNNSIIDQREVGFDTRSFAAGLRAALRQDPDVILVGEMRDLETISTAITAAETGHLVLGTLHTSSAAATINRIVDVFDSSQQPQIRVQLASVLAAIISQRLMPTADRHGRVAATEVLINNSAVANMVRSDKVHQIESILQTSRAEGMHTLEMSIGHLLKLGKISRDEAQPYIRERNL, encoded by the coding sequence TTGAATACAGGCATCGAAAAAATACTGACAGAAGCAATTCACCTGCAGGCCTCAGATATTCATCTGACGATAGGTAAGCCTCCAGTTCTCCGGATTCATGGGGATCTGGTTACTGTAAGCAACGAGACGCTGACACCGGAGGCCATGCAGGGGCTCGTCGCAGAAGTTCTACCGCCAATGATGAGGGACCATTTGGAAACTGCCCGGGAAGCCGATTTTTCCTACGGTATTCCTGGGGTGGCAAGGTTCCGGTTAAACGCTTATTATCAGCGGTCACATCTTAGCATGGCTATCAGGGTGATCCCTACGGAAATCCCTGACCTTGAGGAACTGCAAATGCCTGCTGTTTTAAGAAAGATTGCCGAGAAAAAACAAGGGCTAGTCCTCGTAACCGGTCCAACTGGAAGCGGAAAATCCACAACGCAGGCGGCGATGATTAAACATATTAACGAACATATGAAAAAGCATATTGTTACTCTGGAAGACCCTATCGAATATCTCCACAAACATAACAACTCGATTATTGACCAGCGGGAAGTGGGCTTTGACACAAGATCATTTGCCGCAGGATTGAGGGCAGCTCTGAGACAGGACCCTGACGTTATCTTAGTCGGGGAAATGAGAGATCTGGAGACGATTTCCACAGCCATCACTGCTGCTGAAACAGGGCATCTAGTCTTAGGGACACTTCATACATCAAGTGCAGCGGCAACCATTAACCGGATTGTGGACGTGTTCGATTCCAGCCAGCAGCCGCAAATAAGGGTGCAGCTCGCTTCTGTATTAGCAGCGATAATCTCCCAGCGGCTGATGCCTACAGCTGATCGCCATGGAAGGGTCGCCGCAACGGAAGTATTAATTAACAATTCAGCTGTAGCAAACATGGTACGCAGTGATAAAGTGCATCAAATCGAAAGTATCCTGCAGACAAGCAGAGCGGAGGGCATGCACACGCTGGAGATGAGTATCGGCCATCTGCTTAAGCTTGGAAAAATATCACGAGATGAAGCGCAGCCTTACATCAGGGAGAGAAATTTATAA
- a CDS encoding GspE/PulE family protein, with protein MIASRKRLGTLLVESGLITEEQLQTALTEKAEDQKLGDMLLQQGYITEQQLIEVLEFQLGIPHISLYRYPVDSKVTSIVPKELAARSSLMPLRLEGDKLYIAMSDPMDYFAIDDIRLSTGFEVEVSIASKDEIIKAIHKYYELDEAVEELFEELPEQKEKNTELVTREDSPMVKLVNQLLLRAVQERASDIHIDAQESQVVVRYRIDGILRTERTLPKHMQSMLTARIKIMANLDITETRIPQDGRIKVDVDFNPVDLRISTLPTVYGEKVVMRILDAGRSLNDLDKLGFSKKNYAQLTELLQQPNGIILITGPTGSGKSSTLYAGLNKLNSEEVNIITVEDPVEYQLEGINQIQVNPKVGMTFASGLRSILRQDPDIIMVGEIRDSETAEIAVRASLTGHLVLSTIHTNDSISTVNRLIDMKIEPFLVASSLSGIISQRLVRRICRDCKKEHPVTVREKDIFTRRGIEIDKVYRGDGCPTCNMTGYRDRIAIHEMLVIDDEIKQMIMNEKSSTDIRNYAIQNEMTFLIDDGLQKVKEGLTTTEEILRAAADK; from the coding sequence ATGATTGCTTCCCGAAAACGGCTTGGAACCCTTTTAGTAGAATCAGGATTAATAACAGAGGAACAGCTTCAGACAGCATTAACTGAAAAAGCAGAGGACCAGAAGCTTGGAGATATGCTTTTACAGCAAGGATACATAACAGAACAGCAGCTTATTGAAGTATTGGAATTTCAGCTCGGGATTCCCCATATCAGCCTTTACCGGTACCCAGTGGATTCGAAAGTAACGAGTATCGTGCCCAAGGAACTTGCAGCAAGAAGCTCCCTGATGCCATTAAGACTTGAAGGGGATAAATTGTATATTGCCATGTCAGACCCGATGGATTATTTCGCAATTGATGACATTCGACTGTCCACCGGTTTTGAAGTGGAGGTTTCCATTGCCTCCAAGGATGAAATCATTAAAGCGATCCATAAATACTACGAGCTTGATGAAGCCGTGGAAGAACTTTTTGAAGAGCTTCCTGAACAAAAAGAAAAGAATACTGAGCTTGTAACCCGGGAAGATTCCCCGATGGTAAAACTGGTTAACCAGCTTTTACTCAGAGCTGTACAGGAACGTGCTAGTGATATTCACATCGACGCGCAGGAGAGTCAGGTTGTTGTTAGATACCGGATCGACGGAATTCTTCGTACGGAGCGTACTTTGCCAAAACATATGCAGAGCATGCTCACAGCCAGGATAAAAATCATGGCAAATCTTGATATTACGGAGACGAGAATACCACAGGACGGCCGAATTAAAGTGGATGTGGATTTTAACCCGGTAGATCTTCGTATTTCTACCCTGCCTACAGTTTATGGGGAGAAGGTAGTTATGCGGATTCTCGATGCGGGGCGTTCCCTGAATGACCTGGATAAGCTTGGGTTCAGTAAGAAAAATTATGCACAGCTGACAGAACTCCTTCAGCAGCCCAACGGAATAATTCTGATTACCGGTCCTACCGGGTCGGGGAAATCTTCCACTTTGTATGCAGGGCTGAACAAGCTTAATTCGGAGGAAGTTAATATTATTACGGTGGAAGATCCGGTGGAATACCAGCTGGAAGGCATCAACCAGATCCAGGTGAACCCGAAGGTTGGAATGACTTTCGCCAGCGGGCTTCGTTCCATCCTCCGCCAGGATCCTGACATCATCATGGTAGGGGAAATACGTGATTCAGAGACTGCGGAAATTGCTGTGCGGGCTTCTCTTACAGGGCATCTGGTGCTCAGTACCATCCATACGAATGATTCCATCAGTACAGTTAACAGACTGATAGATATGAAGATTGAACCGTTTTTGGTTGCTTCGTCCCTGTCCGGAATCATTTCACAGAGGCTCGTAAGGAGAATTTGCCGGGACTGTAAAAAGGAACATCCTGTCACCGTGAGAGAAAAAGATATTTTTACAAGAAGAGGAATTGAAATTGACAAGGTCTACCGTGGCGATGGCTGTCCCACTTGTAATATGACCGGTTACCGGGATCGGATTGCTATCCATGAAATGCTCGTAATTGATGATGAAATTAAACAGATGATTATGAATGAAAAATCCAGTACGGATATCCGGAACTATGCGATTCAAAATGAAATGACCTTTTTAATAGACGATGGGCTGCAGAAAGTGAAGGAAGGATTAACGACCACAGAAGAAATCCTCCGGGCAGCTGCCGATAAGTAG